Proteins co-encoded in one Brassica rapa cultivar Chiifu-401-42 chromosome A02, CAAS_Brap_v3.01, whole genome shotgun sequence genomic window:
- the LOC103854099 gene encoding protein PHLOEM PROTEIN 2-LIKE A8-like, translated as MTPFYPCQDPQVFINYRGQELRYRFVSHLVAAFERDEINFFIDKNELRGTDLKNIFVRIQESRIALVIFSNRYAESSWCMNELAKIKELADKEKLHVVPIFYKLKVGDVRGQTGKFGTKFWNLARVSTGDQIKTWKEALECISDKMGLSLEDQRYFSTHNSVLFFLNTNSVLYS; from the exons ATGACGCCCTTCTATCCATGTCAGGACCCTCAAGTTTTCATAAATTATCGGGGACAGGAGCTCCGTTACAGGTTCGTCAGCCACCTAGTTGCTGCCTTTGAGAGGGACGAGATCAACTTCTTCATAGACAAGAACGAGCTCAGAGGCACAGacctaaaaaatatttttgtgagGATCCAAGAGTCAAGGATTGCACTGGTCATCTTCTCTAATAG GTATGCGGAGTCGTCGTGGTGCATGAATGAGTTGGCGAAGATCAAAGAACTTGCGGATAAAGAAAAGCTCCACGTTGTACCAATCTTTTACAAGCTGAAGGTAGGTGATGTGAGAGGACAGACAGGTAAGTTCGGTACGAAATTCTGGAACCTTGCGAGAGTTTCTACTGGAGATCAGATCAAGACATGGAAGGAAGCCTTAGAGTGTATCTCTGACAAGATGGGCCTGTCGCTTGAAGACCAGAGATATTTTTCCACTCATAATTCAGTcctattttttttgaacaccaatTCAGTCCTATATTCCTAA